The genomic segment GAAGGCGGCATGTTCGGCTTCTTTCTGCTGCCGGCGCTGCCCCGGAACTACGCCCAGGTGCTGCAAACCGACAGCGCACGCTTCAACCAACTGTTCCACGGCCTGCTCGAACGCGGCATCTACATCGCGCCGGCGCTCTACGAGGCCGGCTTTGTCAGCGCAGCGCACAGCGACGAGGACATTGCAGCCACCGTGGCTGCGGCGCGCGAGGTGTTCAAGACGCTGGCAAAACCATAGCGGCAGGGGCCATGCAATGGATGCGCCCGGGGCCGCCATCACCTCGATGCCGCGGATGCCCCTCAGTGGCGGAAATGCCGCAGGCCGCTGAACACCATGGCCACGCCGCGCTCGTTGGCCGCATCGATGACCTCTTGGTCACGCACCGAGCCGCCGGGCTGGATCACGCAACTGGCGCCGGCGTCGAGCACCACATCCAGGCCGTCACGGAAGGGGAAGAAGGCGTCGCTGGCCACGGCCGTGCCCTGTAGCGTCAGCCCGGCCTGCTGCGCCTTGATGCTGGCGATGCGTGCCGAATCCAGGCGGCTCATCTGGCCAGCGCCGACGCCCATGGTCATGCCGTCCTTGCAGAACACGATGGCATTGCTCTTGACGTATTTGGCGACCTTCCAGGCGAACAGCAGGTCTTGCAGCGCTTCGGGGCCGGGCCGCTTGTGCGTCACGACCCGCAGCGCGCTCGGCGACAGCTCCTGGTTGTCTGCCGTTTGCAGCAGCAGCCCGGAGCCGATGCGCCGGGCATCGAGCGCGTTGCGGCCGCGCTCTTTGCCCTCCTGGCCGGTCTGGACGGGCAGCGCAATCCTGAGCAGGCGCAGATTGGCCTTGGCTTTGAAGATCTCCAGCGCCTGCGCGCTGAAGTCAGGGGCCAGCAGCACCTCGGCGAACTGCTGGCCGAGCTGCCGGGCGGCCGCGTCGTCGACCACGCAGTTGAAGGCGATGATGCCGCCAAAGGCGCTGGTCGGGTCGGTCCGCAAAGCCTTGCGGTAGGCGCTCGCTGCGTCCAGGCCCAGCGCCACGCCGCAGGGGTTGGCGTGCTTGACGATCACGCAGGCCGCAGCGTCGAAGCTCTTGACGCATTCCCAGGCGGCATCGGCATCGGCCAGGTTGTTGTAGGACAGCTCCTTGCCCTGCAATTGCTCGGCCGTGACCAGGGAGCCGGGGGCCGGGTGCAGTTCGCGATACAGCGCGGCCTGCTGGTGCGCGTTCTCGCCATAGCGCAGGTCTTGCACCTTGCTGAAGATGGCGTTGCTCTGGCCGGGGAACTGCATGCGCGCCGGCACCGCGCTGTCGTCGATGCAACGGTCGGCCTCGAACCGCAGCGACGACAGGTAGTGGCTGATCGCAGCGTCGTACTGCGCAATGCGGTTGAACGCCGCCACCGACAGCGCAAAGCGCAGCGGGTCGGACAATGTGCCGTTGGCGCGGAGCTCGGCCAGCACGGACGGGTACTGCG from the Verminephrobacter eiseniae EF01-2 genome contains:
- the purH gene encoding bifunctional phosphoribosylaminoimidazolecarboxamide formyltransferase/IMP cyclohydrolase yields the protein MNALLSVSDKTGIVEFAQALHALGIGLLSTGGTAKLLAGQGLPVTEVAELTQWPEMLDGRVKTLHPKVHAGLLARRERPGHMAALKEHGIATIDLLVVNLYPFEATVAQAACTLAEAVENIDIGGPAMVRSAAKNWQHVGVLTDAAQYPSVLAELRANGTLSDPLRFALSVAAFNRIAQYDAAISHYLSSLRFEADRCIDDSAVPARMQFPGQSNAIFSKVQDLRYGENAHQQAALYRELHPAPGSLVTAEQLQGKELSYNNLADADAAWECVKSFDAAACVIVKHANPCGVALGLDAASAYRKALRTDPTSAFGGIIAFNCVVDDAAARQLGQQFAEVLLAPDFSAQALEIFKAKANLRLLRIALPVQTGQEGKERGRNALDARRIGSGLLLQTADNQELSPSALRVVTHKRPGPEALQDLLFAWKVAKYVKSNAIVFCKDGMTMGVGAGQMSRLDSARIASIKAQQAGLTLQGTAVASDAFFPFRDGLDVVLDAGASCVIQPGGSVRDQEVIDAANERGVAMVFSGLRHFRH